In Crinalium epipsammum PCC 9333, the following are encoded in one genomic region:
- a CDS encoding exopolysaccharide biosynthesis protein produces the protein MGKKFSQDLKMLLESLANHPLTLGDILAKTSERGFSLVIGLLVLPFLLPMPPGATGIFGAASFLLAMQMAMGRRTPWLPKRFARFKFPRWFALQMLKNVQRGTGLLEKFSRRRLLHIADNQRIWRLNGFCIAWLTILLILPLPLTNPIPTIGILLFVIATLESDGLLMCVSYGVTVVITLLFAVVGYLIWQAPGFLENLFR, from the coding sequence ATGGGTAAGAAGTTCTCTCAAGATCTTAAAATGTTGCTAGAAAGTTTAGCTAATCATCCCTTGACATTGGGAGATATCTTAGCAAAAACTTCCGAGCGGGGTTTTAGCTTGGTTATTGGTTTGCTAGTTTTACCTTTTTTACTGCCCATGCCGCCTGGAGCCACTGGTATCTTTGGAGCAGCTAGCTTTTTACTAGCTATGCAAATGGCTATGGGCAGAAGAACTCCTTGGCTACCTAAAAGATTCGCTCGGTTTAAGTTTCCCCGTTGGTTTGCTTTGCAAATGTTGAAAAATGTGCAACGGGGTACTGGGTTACTAGAGAAATTTTCACGGCGGAGGTTATTGCATATTGCCGATAATCAGCGAATTTGGCGGTTGAATGGTTTCTGTATTGCGTGGCTAACAATTTTACTGATTTTACCTCTTCCTTTAACTAATCCTATTCCTACCATTGGGATTTTATTATTTGTAATTGCAACTTTAGAGTCTGATGGATTGTTAATGTGTGTTAGTTATGGAGTAACTGTTGTTATTACTTTGTTATTTGCAGTAGTTGGTTATTTGATTTGGCAAGCTCCTGGTTTTTTGGAAAATTTATTTAGATAA
- a CDS encoding HepT-like ribonuclease domain-containing protein, with the protein MPSRDWRQRIQDILVSITEIEQRINGITFEEFTKNPTIVKAVLYDFVVIGEATRNIPNEIQSRYPLIPWRLMGGMRNVVTHEYFQVSLMRVWETIQNDLPSLVPQLQEVLQTEVSGE; encoded by the coding sequence GTGCCTTCTAGAGATTGGCGGCAACGCATTCAAGATATTTTGGTATCTATCACTGAAATTGAGCAACGTATAAACGGCATAACATTTGAGGAATTTACCAAAAATCCAACCATTGTCAAAGCTGTTCTCTACGATTTTGTAGTTATTGGAGAAGCTACTAGAAATATACCTAATGAAATCCAGTCCCGCTATCCTCTCATACCTTGGCGTTTGATGGGAGGGATGCGTAATGTGGTAACTCACGAATATTTTCAAGTTAGTTTGATGCGAGTTTGGGAAACAATTCAAAATGATTTACCTTCATTAGTCCCACAACTACAGGAAGTGTTGCAGACAGAAGTATCGGGAGAATAG
- a CDS encoding nucleotidyltransferase family protein produces MKRDEVLYILATHRKQLQEMGVKSLNLFGSVARDEAHLDSDVDFIVEFDRPGGLFQLLQVQYYLEDILGCSVDLGTQDALREHLREPVQKDIICAF; encoded by the coding sequence ATGAAACGGGATGAGGTACTGTACATTCTAGCGACACACCGAAAGCAATTGCAGGAAATGGGAGTAAAATCTCTTAATTTATTTGGTTCAGTGGCGCGGGATGAAGCTCATCTAGATAGTGATGTAGATTTTATAGTAGAGTTTGATCGACCAGGCGGATTGTTTCAACTTTTGCAAGTGCAGTATTATTTAGAAGATATTCTGGGATGTTCTGTAGATTTAGGAACTCAGGATGCTTTGAGAGAACATTTGCGAGAACCTGTACAAAAGGATATTATTTGTGCCTTCTAG
- a CDS encoding type II toxin-antitoxin system RelE family toxin encodes MNIEFRKSFEKDLLKILDTDLLPRIQEVIERVEQAEQLSEISNLKKLKGEPDYYRIRVGDYRIGIKFNDSVVYFIRILHRKEIYRYFP; translated from the coding sequence ATGAATATTGAGTTTAGAAAGAGTTTTGAAAAAGATTTGCTCAAAATTCTTGATACTGACTTGTTGCCAAGAATTCAAGAAGTTATTGAACGGGTTGAACAAGCAGAACAATTGAGTGAAATTAGCAATCTCAAAAAACTCAAAGGTGAGCCAGACTACTATCGTATTAGAGTAGGGGATTACCGAATCGGTATTAAATTTAATGATAGTGTCGTGTATTTCATCAGGATATTGCATCGCAAAGAGATTTACAGATACTTTCCTTAA
- a CDS encoding GUN4 domain-containing protein, whose product MSSTLSQCLNPNCLHQNPNQTKFCQSCGIKLLLADHYRPIRYLGEGGFGRTFIAVDEHRRNSQCVIKQFLPLQQGSGALQKCIQLFEQEADLLDKLGKHPQIPDLLAFFEQDGKLYLIQEFISGQDLLKELQAKGRLNETQVRELLLEMLPVLDFIHNKSVIHRDIKPENIIRRSIPLDPAIVGRKVSDLVLIDFGVSKQISATVMTKIGTGIGTPGYAAPEQNRGMVHPSSDLYSLAVTAIRLLTGVLPEERNGSVVDEIFDLHNFEWVWKEWLQQKGISVNQNLAQVLDKMLQDKIANRFQSATEVLSALQSPSIPQTVVSQSSLPKTIISPQPQINLVTSKCDYRKLDRLLADGKWREADKETTIVMLKVAGREKEGYLDLDSCRNFPPQELRTIDQLWLKYSNNRFGFSVQKQIWVTNGGKLDGSYDWDTYCKLADEVGWRKRGNWLSYSDLTFIINAPKGHLPGCGWCGGVGVNRKRGWRRRLLFSLL is encoded by the coding sequence ATGAGTAGTACCCTTAGTCAGTGTCTTAATCCTAATTGTCTGCACCAAAACCCCAATCAGACTAAATTTTGTCAGAGTTGTGGAATAAAATTGCTACTCGCAGATCATTATCGTCCTATTCGTTATCTTGGTGAGGGTGGTTTTGGTCGCACTTTTATCGCCGTAGATGAACATCGCCGCAATAGTCAATGTGTAATTAAACAATTTTTACCGTTACAACAAGGTAGCGGGGCGTTGCAAAAATGTATTCAGTTATTTGAACAAGAAGCAGATTTATTAGACAAATTAGGGAAACATCCCCAAATTCCCGATTTGTTAGCTTTTTTTGAGCAAGATGGCAAGTTATATTTAATTCAAGAGTTTATTTCAGGACAAGATTTACTCAAGGAATTACAAGCAAAAGGTAGATTAAACGAGACTCAGGTAAGAGAACTTTTATTAGAAATGTTACCTGTGTTAGATTTTATTCATAATAAATCAGTCATTCATAGAGATATTAAGCCAGAAAATATTATTCGCAGAAGTATCCCGCTTGACCCTGCTATTGTAGGTAGAAAAGTTAGCGATTTAGTGTTAATAGATTTTGGAGTGTCTAAACAAATTAGTGCTACAGTAATGACTAAAATAGGCACAGGTATAGGTACTCCTGGCTATGCTGCACCAGAACAAAATAGAGGCATGGTACACCCTTCCAGCGATTTATATAGTTTAGCAGTAACAGCAATTAGATTGTTAACGGGAGTATTGCCAGAAGAAAGAAATGGTTCAGTTGTTGATGAAATTTTTGATCTGCATAATTTCGAGTGGGTTTGGAAAGAATGGTTACAGCAAAAAGGAATATCTGTTAATCAAAACTTGGCACAAGTTTTAGATAAAATGTTGCAGGATAAGATTGCCAACCGCTTTCAATCTGCTACAGAAGTTTTATCAGCATTGCAATCTCCATCAATTCCTCAAACAGTTGTTTCACAATCATCACTGCCAAAAACTATTATTTCTCCACAACCACAAATTAATTTAGTTACTTCTAAATGTGACTATCGGAAACTGGATAGATTATTAGCAGATGGAAAATGGCGAGAAGCAGACAAAGAAACTACTATAGTAATGTTAAAAGTAGCAGGAAGGGAAAAAGAAGGTTACTTAGATTTAGATAGCTGTCGCAATTTTCCTCCCCAGGAGTTACGCACTATTGACCAATTGTGGTTAAAGTATTCCAATAACAGATTTGGTTTTTCTGTGCAGAAACAAATCTGGGTCACAAATGGTGGTAAATTAGATGGTAGCTATGATTGGGATACTTACTGTAAACTAGCAGATGAAGTGGGCTGGAGAAAAAGAGGAAACTGGTTGAGTTACTCAGACCTTACTTTTATAATAAATGCACCAAAAGGACACCTCCCTGGTTGTGGGTGGTGTGGTGGTGTGGGGGTGAATAGGAAGAGAGGGTGGAGGAGAAGATTACTCTTTTCTCTTCTCTAA
- the recF gene encoding DNA replication/repair protein RecF (All proteins in this family for which functions are known are DNA-binding proteins that assist the filamentation of RecA onto DNA for the initiation of recombination or recombinational repair.) encodes MYLKTLHLRSFRNYQDQRVDFSAPKTILVGNNAQGKSNLLEAVELLATLKSHRVGRDRDLVLEGASAGQITATLERKYGVADLALTVRTQGRRTVALNQENLKRQLDFLGVLNAVEFSSLDLDLVRGAPERRRSWVDSLLIQIEPIYAHILQQYNQVLKQRNALLKEIKSEHSLSKSQDAQLTLWDVQLATTGSRVTRRRARVLKRLAPLAHNWHASISGKTEILEIKYAPNVSLEDDDPEKVQQAFLDKIQQRRLPEQIHGTSLVGSHRDEVEFTINQTPARAYGSQGQQRTLVLALKLAELKLIEEVVGEPPLLLLDDVLAELDPLRQNQLLDAIQDRFQTLITTTHLGSFDADWLKSSQILSVQGGNIK; translated from the coding sequence ATGTACCTAAAAACTCTTCACCTCCGCTCATTTCGCAACTACCAAGATCAACGGGTTGACTTCAGCGCCCCGAAGACGATTTTGGTAGGAAATAATGCTCAGGGAAAATCTAATCTACTAGAGGCGGTGGAATTACTAGCAACGCTCAAAAGTCATCGGGTAGGGCGCGATCGCGATCTTGTCTTAGAAGGAGCATCTGCTGGACAAATTACCGCCACTTTAGAACGCAAATATGGTGTTGCAGATTTAGCTTTAACAGTACGCACTCAAGGACGGCGTACTGTCGCCCTCAATCAAGAAAACTTAAAACGCCAACTAGACTTTTTAGGTGTTCTCAATGCTGTAGAATTTTCCAGTTTAGACTTAGATTTAGTTCGAGGCGCACCTGAACGCCGTCGTAGTTGGGTAGATTCTTTATTAATACAAATTGAACCAATTTATGCCCATATTTTACAACAATATAACCAAGTATTAAAACAACGTAATGCTTTATTAAAAGAAATTAAAAGTGAGCATTCATTAAGTAAAAGTCAAGATGCACAATTAACTTTATGGGATGTGCAACTAGCAACTACTGGCTCAAGGGTAACACGCCGACGCGCCAGAGTATTAAAAAGGTTAGCGCCACTCGCTCATAATTGGCACGCTAGTATTAGTGGCAAGACTGAAATCTTAGAAATCAAATATGCTCCTAATGTTAGTTTAGAAGACGACGATCCAGAAAAAGTTCAACAAGCATTTTTAGATAAAATTCAACAACGTCGTCTACCAGAACAAATCCACGGTACAAGTTTAGTTGGTTCTCACCGTGATGAAGTAGAATTTACAATTAATCAAACACCTGCTAGAGCTTATGGTTCTCAAGGACAACAAAGAACGTTAGTATTAGCACTTAAACTAGCAGAATTAAAGTTAATTGAAGAAGTCGTTGGCGAACCACCTTTGCTGCTACTTGATGATGTACTAGCGGAATTAGATCCACTGCGACAAAATCAGTTACTTGATGCAATACAAGACCGTTTTCAAACTTTAATTACTACTACACATTTAGGATCTTTTGATGCTGATTGGTTAAAATCTTCTCAAATTTTATCAGTTCAGGGAGGAAATATCAAATGA
- a CDS encoding cation-translocating P-type ATPase — MTSSSISDSQPKTRAWHTLEVDQSIEALDSDRDRGLTTQQVQERRERYGSNELEETGGRSTWQILLDQFTNIMLLMLIAVALISGVLDIVSMRSGNLKPGEIPFKDTIAILTIVILNGVLGYLQESRAEQALAALKKLSSPRVRLIRDNKPLEVASKDLVPGDIMLLEAGVQIAADGRLIEESNLQIRESALTGEAHAVSKQAPLHLPEDTSLGDRINLVFQGTEVVQGRAKVLVTNTGMQTELGQIARMLQAVESEPTPLQQRMTQLGNVLVSGSLALVALVVVGGLIRAGNFSPLQELLEISLSMAVAVVPEGLPAVITVTLALGTQRMVRRNALIRKLPAVETLGSVTTICSDKTGTLTQNKMVVQLVETASHTFRVTGEGYNPVGEFQVSDQTVAPDQHPELQTLMLACVICNDSILQHEKDEWQILGDPTEGALIVLAGKGGVDQQTTSSRMPRRQEFPFSSERKRMSVIVESAPSSVDNQQSQIQMFTKGSPELILERCTHLQINDKLEELTEAQCTQILDKNNEMAAKGLRVLGFSYKSLQNVPPEGSDEATEQQLVWLGLVGMLDAARPEVRLAVAECRDAGILPVMITGDHQLTASAIAQELGISKPGDRVLTGKELAKMSQAELEQQVEQVSIYARVAPEHKLRIVQAFQSRGRFVAMTGDGVNDAPALKQADIGIAMGITGTDVSKEASDMVLMDDNFATIVHAVEEGRVVYTNIRRFIKYILGSNIGEVLTIAAAPLMGLGGVPLTPLQILWMNLVTDGLPALALAVEPPEPDVMRRPPFSPRESIFARGLGSYMVRIGIIFAIITIALMWWAFQYTHAPGYIAAGRDPDTWKTMVFTTLCIAQMGHALAVRSNSQLTIELNPFTNLFLLGAVTITTILQLLLIYVPPLRDFFNLHYLTLQELGICIGFSALMFVWVEMEKLFIRFFKK; from the coding sequence GTGACCTCATCTAGTATTTCCGATTCTCAGCCCAAGACCAGAGCATGGCATACTCTGGAAGTTGATCAAAGCATAGAGGCGTTAGATAGCGATCGCGATCGCGGTTTAACGACTCAGCAAGTCCAAGAACGTAGAGAACGTTACGGTTCTAACGAACTAGAAGAAACAGGCGGTCGTAGTACTTGGCAAATTCTCCTCGATCAGTTCACCAACATCATGTTGTTGATGCTGATTGCAGTAGCCCTGATTTCTGGGGTGCTAGATATAGTGAGTATGCGAAGCGGAAACTTGAAGCCTGGTGAAATTCCGTTTAAAGATACGATTGCAATTTTGACAATTGTGATTCTTAACGGTGTTCTCGGCTATCTTCAAGAAAGCCGCGCTGAACAAGCCCTCGCTGCATTGAAAAAGCTTTCTTCTCCTAGAGTGCGCTTGATTCGCGATAATAAGCCTCTAGAAGTAGCATCGAAGGATTTAGTCCCTGGAGATATCATGCTACTAGAAGCAGGAGTACAAATTGCTGCCGATGGTCGGTTAATAGAAGAATCTAACCTGCAAATAAGAGAATCTGCACTGACAGGGGAAGCGCACGCGGTAAGCAAGCAAGCACCTCTGCATTTGCCCGAAGATACATCATTAGGCGATCGCATTAACTTAGTTTTTCAAGGAACTGAGGTTGTCCAGGGACGCGCCAAGGTGCTAGTAACTAACACCGGAATGCAGACTGAACTAGGGCAAATTGCCAGAATGTTGCAAGCGGTAGAATCTGAACCTACCCCACTACAACAACGGATGACTCAGTTAGGGAACGTTTTGGTTTCAGGTTCCTTAGCATTAGTTGCTTTAGTAGTAGTAGGTGGTTTGATTCGGGCTGGTAATTTCAGCCCCTTACAAGAACTCTTAGAAATTTCTCTAAGTATGGCGGTAGCGGTAGTCCCAGAAGGTTTACCAGCCGTAATTACGGTTACTTTAGCCTTGGGAACTCAGCGAATGGTAAGGCGTAATGCTTTAATTCGCAAACTTCCAGCAGTTGAAACTTTGGGTTCAGTTACTACTATTTGCTCAGATAAAACTGGCACACTGACCCAAAATAAAATGGTTGTGCAACTGGTAGAAACTGCCAGCCATACTTTCCGTGTTACAGGAGAAGGTTATAACCCAGTTGGAGAGTTTCAAGTAAGTGATCAGACAGTAGCACCAGACCAGCATCCAGAATTGCAAACTCTCATGCTTGCTTGTGTAATTTGTAACGATTCGATCTTGCAACATGAGAAAGACGAGTGGCAGATTTTAGGAGATCCGACAGAAGGAGCATTAATTGTACTAGCTGGTAAAGGAGGAGTTGATCAGCAAACAACCAGTAGTAGAATGCCCCGTAGACAAGAATTTCCTTTCTCCTCTGAACGTAAACGGATGAGTGTAATTGTTGAGAGTGCGCCATCAAGTGTGGACAATCAACAATCACAAATACAAATGTTTACCAAAGGATCTCCAGAATTAATTTTGGAGCGTTGCACTCATCTTCAGATTAATGACAAGCTGGAGGAATTGACAGAAGCACAATGCACTCAGATCCTAGATAAAAATAACGAAATGGCAGCTAAGGGTCTGCGTGTCCTGGGTTTCTCCTACAAATCTTTACAAAATGTTCCCCCAGAGGGGTCAGATGAAGCCACAGAGCAACAATTAGTGTGGCTGGGTTTAGTGGGGATGTTGGATGCAGCACGACCAGAAGTGCGCCTTGCTGTGGCAGAATGTCGCGATGCTGGTATTTTACCTGTAATGATTACAGGAGATCATCAGTTAACAGCGAGTGCGATCGCACAAGAATTAGGTATTTCCAAACCAGGCGATCGCGTTCTCACAGGTAAAGAACTCGCCAAAATGAGCCAAGCAGAACTTGAACAACAAGTTGAGCAAGTTAGCATCTATGCTCGTGTGGCTCCAGAACATAAACTGCGAATTGTGCAAGCATTTCAAAGTCGTGGCAGATTTGTAGCTATGACTGGAGATGGCGTAAACGATGCTCCAGCTTTGAAACAAGCAGATATTGGTATTGCAATGGGCATCACTGGTACTGACGTTAGTAAAGAAGCTAGCGACATGGTACTCATGGATGACAACTTTGCTACCATTGTTCACGCTGTTGAAGAAGGTCGGGTAGTTTATACCAATATCCGTCGCTTTATTAAGTACATTTTGGGCAGTAACATCGGTGAAGTATTAACCATCGCTGCTGCGCCCCTCATGGGTTTAGGAGGTGTCCCACTCACGCCACTGCAAATTCTGTGGATGAACTTAGTTACAGATGGTTTACCCGCGCTTGCACTAGCAGTAGAGCCACCAGAACCCGATGTTATGCGTCGTCCGCCTTTCAGCCCGCGTGAAAGTATTTTTGCTAGGGGACTCGGTTCTTACATGGTAAGAATTGGCATTATCTTTGCCATCATTACTATTGCTTTGATGTGGTGGGCTTTCCAATATACTCATGCACCTGGTTATATAGCAGCAGGAAGAGATCCAGATACTTGGAAGACAATGGTGTTTACTACCTTGTGTATTGCTCAAATGGGTCACGCCTTAGCGGTTCGCTCTAATTCTCAGCTAACAATAGAGTTAAACCCCTTTACTAACTTGTTTCTACTAGGTGCTGTCACCATCACCACCATCTTGCAACTGCTACTTATCTATGTACCACCACTGCGAGATTTCTTTAATTTGCACTATCTCACCTTGCAAGAATTAGGAATTTGCATAGGTTTTAGTGCGTTAATGTTCGTTTGGGTAGAGATGGAAAAGTTGTTTATTCGTTTCTTCAAAAAATAG
- a CDS encoding lipid kinase: MSDNLKKRALLLVNRHSRRGEDAVADAVKELQNLGFELLEESTAKPQQISKIICKHRNDVDLVIIGGGDGTLNAAAEGLVDTKLPLGILPMGTANDLARTLSIPSPLSEACQIIAAGNIQQIDLGCVNDKHFFNVASMGLSVDITRQLNKEVKQKWGVLAYSMVAMQVVRRSRPFKADIIINGEKISVSTAQIAVGNGRFYGGGMVVAEDATINDQRLDLYSLELDHWWQIMPILPAMWQGNHDQWQKVRSIQAQEIEIYTPKPRAISADGEIVTKTPAKFRLVPQAVSVFVPKIPLVPT; this comes from the coding sequence ATGAGCGATAATTTAAAAAAGCGAGCATTGTTGCTAGTAAATAGGCACTCTAGACGCGGAGAAGACGCTGTAGCTGACGCTGTAAAGGAATTACAAAATCTTGGTTTTGAATTGTTAGAAGAATCAACAGCAAAACCTCAGCAAATATCGAAAATAATTTGCAAACACCGCAACGATGTTGATTTGGTAATTATTGGTGGTGGTGATGGGACATTAAATGCAGCAGCAGAAGGTTTGGTAGATACTAAGTTACCACTAGGGATTTTACCTATGGGAACTGCTAACGACTTGGCGCGAACGCTGTCAATTCCTTCACCTTTATCAGAAGCTTGCCAGATTATTGCGGCAGGTAATATCCAGCAAATTGACTTAGGTTGTGTCAATGATAAGCACTTTTTTAATGTTGCCAGTATGGGATTAAGCGTAGATATTACGCGGCAACTGAATAAAGAAGTTAAACAGAAATGGGGAGTATTAGCTTATTCTATGGTGGCGATGCAAGTAGTTAGGCGATCGCGCCCCTTTAAAGCCGACATTATCATTAACGGTGAAAAAATTTCTGTCAGCACTGCCCAAATAGCTGTTGGTAACGGACGGTTTTATGGTGGTGGGATGGTAGTAGCAGAGGATGCAACTATCAATGACCAAAGGTTAGATTTATACAGCTTAGAACTGGATCACTGGTGGCAGATTATGCCCATACTACCTGCAATGTGGCAAGGCAACCACGATCAGTGGCAGAAAGTGCGTAGCATTCAAGCACAGGAAATTGAGATTTATACTCCAAAACCTCGTGCTATTAGTGCTGATGGCGAAATTGTGACAAAAACTCCAGCTAAATTTCGTTTGGTTCCTCAAGCTGTATCAGTGTTTGTCCCCAAAATTCCCCTCGTTCCAACTTGA
- the surE gene encoding 5'/3'-nucleotidase SurE, with protein sequence MKLLISNDDGIFALGIRTLANTLAEAGHNVTVVCPNRERSATGHGLTLHDPIRAEVVESMFHPSIKAWACSGTPSDCVKLALGALLDAPPDFVLSGINHGSNIGTDVLYSGTVSAAMEGVIEGIPSIAFSLTSFTSQEFQTAADFAKKLLDRLEKNPLSEPMLLNVNVPPVKSAEIAGVAIARQGIRRYFDTFQKRVDPRGKTYYWLAGEVLEDVEQPDHLHLPPDLITDVEAIKQNYITITPLQYNLTSSAGVYALQELGINQLS encoded by the coding sequence ATGAAACTTTTAATCAGCAACGATGATGGCATCTTCGCGCTAGGCATCCGCACCCTTGCTAACACCCTAGCAGAAGCAGGTCATAATGTTACCGTAGTTTGTCCCAACCGCGAAAGGTCGGCTACTGGTCACGGTCTTACTCTTCACGACCCAATTCGCGCCGAAGTTGTTGAATCAATGTTTCATCCATCTATCAAAGCTTGGGCGTGTTCTGGCACACCTTCTGATTGTGTCAAACTAGCTTTAGGTGCATTGCTAGACGCACCACCAGATTTTGTTTTATCGGGAATTAATCACGGTTCAAATATTGGTACTGATGTGCTGTATTCCGGTACTGTTTCCGCCGCAATGGAAGGGGTAATTGAAGGAATTCCCAGTATTGCTTTTAGTTTAACCAGTTTTACATCCCAAGAGTTTCAAACTGCGGCTGACTTTGCTAAAAAATTATTAGATCGTCTGGAGAAAAATCCCTTATCAGAACCAATGTTATTGAATGTTAATGTACCACCAGTGAAATCAGCAGAAATTGCTGGTGTGGCGATCGCACGTCAAGGTATCCGCCGCTATTTTGACACATTTCAAAAGCGAGTCGATCCACGCGGTAAAACTTATTACTGGTTAGCAGGTGAAGTTTTAGAAGATGTCGAACAACCAGATCATCTGCACTTACCACCTGATCTAATCACAGATGTAGAAGCAATTAAGCAAAATTACATTACTATTACACCCTTGCAATATAACCTGACATCTTCTGCTGGGGTATATGCTTTACAGGAATTAGGAATAAATCAACTTTCCTAA
- a CDS encoding Uma2 family endonuclease, which translates to MTKASEQVRWTITDLEGFPDNSNRYEIIDGELFVTRAPHLDHQDVIGVTYAALLHWSLETKLGKPYITPGIIFSPSDAVIPDLIWVSNERRSQLIDNSGHLTGAPELIVEVLSNTEADKKRDRETKLKLYSVQGVSEYWIIDREQQLIEVYQRENGILKKAITLFKTDILTSPLLQGFSCEVASIFE; encoded by the coding sequence ATGACAAAAGCTTCTGAACAAGTCCGGTGGACGATTACTGATTTGGAGGGTTTTCCTGATAACAGTAATCGTTATGAAATTATTGATGGAGAATTATTTGTGACTCGCGCCCCACATTTAGATCATCAAGATGTTATAGGTGTTACTTATGCAGCATTATTGCATTGGTCGCTTGAAACTAAGTTAGGGAAGCCATATATTACACCAGGAATTATTTTTTCTCCATCTGATGCTGTAATTCCCGATTTAATATGGGTTAGTAATGAAAGGCGATCGCAATTAATAGATAATTCTGGTCATCTCACGGGCGCACCAGAATTAATAGTTGAGGTTTTGTCTAACACAGAAGCAGATAAAAAGCGCGATCGCGAAACAAAATTAAAACTTTATTCTGTTCAAGGAGTTTCGGAATATTGGATTATTGATCGAGAACAACAATTAATTGAAGTATATCAACGGGAAAATGGCATTCTCAAGAAAGCTATAACCTTGTTTAAAACAGATATACTTACAAGTCCCCTTTTACAAGGGTTTAGTTGTGAAGTAGCATCTATATTTGAATGA